Proteins encoded by one window of Campylobacter concisus:
- a CDS encoding DUF2018 family protein, translating to MIDIFEGSARDKFYDILFNANAVLVKNEIDKIFEKFVAMSELCEKHGVSEDEIRNFIASEQDKVYNGVNDLYIELSGEILSQNE from the coding sequence ATGATAGATATATTTGAGGGCAGTGCGAGAGATAAATTTTATGACATTTTGTTTAACGCAAATGCCGTTTTGGTTAAAAATGAGATAGATAAAATTTTTGAAAAATTTGTGGCTATGAGCGAGCTTTGCGAAAAGCATGGCGTTAGCGAGGACGAGATCAGAAATTTTATAGCCTCAGAGCAAGATAAAGTTTATAACGGAGTAAATGACCTATATATCGAGCTTAGCGGAGAAATTTTAAGCCAAAATGAGT